A genomic segment from Paenibacillus sp. FSL K6-1096 encodes:
- the ccsA gene encoding cytochrome c biogenesis protein CcsA, whose protein sequence is MNLLDFSSDVFIAAFFLYSGAFMLFTIAIMGRKWSGRKPEEHTARWGKIAFIVSSLGLLCHLAYFITRWMGAGHIPVSNMYEFMTFLSMMVMTAFTVIFAIYRKMILGVFAVPISIIVMAYAAVFPQEVQPLIPSLKSIYLNIHVTLAALGESFFAVGFAAGLMYLLRTVNFSSRERSDRKQQRLVEFTLFSIIVIIGFLGSVFAFRGAGYESVFIRTNVTIDSPGQEDSTIEKVSYKMPPIVAPYHSEIESFQPFLGMKKPLFEAPSWMNGVNAGRKFNTVIWSLLSGLVLYGLLRLIVRKPLGRAIHPVLDGIDERDLDEITYRAIAIGFPIFTLGALIFAMIWAEVAWGRFWGWDPKEVWALVTWLFYSAYLHLRLARGWQGQKSAWLAVLGFLIVMFTLVGVNLVIAGLHSYAGTD, encoded by the coding sequence ATGAACTTGCTCGATTTCAGCAGTGATGTCTTTATTGCAGCATTCTTCTTATACAGCGGTGCATTCATGTTGTTCACGATTGCCATTATGGGCCGGAAATGGTCCGGCCGGAAGCCGGAGGAGCATACCGCACGGTGGGGCAAAATCGCTTTTATCGTCTCTTCGCTCGGCCTCTTATGCCATCTGGCTTATTTCATTACCCGCTGGATGGGAGCGGGCCATATCCCGGTCAGCAATATGTATGAATTCATGACCTTCCTATCCATGATGGTGATGACGGCCTTCACCGTCATCTTCGCGATCTACCGCAAGATGATTCTTGGGGTCTTCGCGGTTCCGATCTCCATTATTGTAATGGCGTATGCAGCTGTGTTTCCCCAGGAAGTGCAGCCGCTTATTCCTTCACTGAAATCGATCTATTTGAACATTCATGTCACGCTGGCGGCGCTGGGGGAATCCTTCTTCGCCGTTGGCTTTGCCGCCGGTCTGATGTACCTGCTGCGGACGGTGAATTTCAGCAGCAGGGAACGCAGCGACCGCAAGCAGCAGCGGCTTGTCGAATTTACTCTGTTCTCAATCATTGTTATAATTGGGTTTCTCGGATCTGTATTTGCCTTCCGCGGCGCAGGCTATGAATCAGTTTTCATCCGTACGAACGTAACGATTGACAGCCCCGGGCAGGAAGATAGTACAATAGAGAAAGTGAGTTATAAAATGCCGCCGATTGTGGCACCTTACCATAGCGAAATTGAGAGCTTCCAGCCGTTTCTTGGCATGAAGAAGCCTTTGTTTGAAGCACCCTCCTGGATGAACGGGGTTAATGCAGGACGCAAGTTCAATACGGTGATCTGGTCACTGCTGTCCGGGCTTGTTCTGTATGGGCTTCTCCGGCTGATCGTGCGGAAGCCGCTCGGCCGGGCGATTCATCCGGTGCTTGACGGAATTGATGAGCGCGACCTCGATGAGATTACTTACCGGGCGATTGCCATCGGGTTCCCGATTTTTACCCTGGGGGCTTTGATTTTTGCCATGATATGGGCTGAGGTGGCCTGGGGCAGGTTCTGGGGATGGGACCCGAAGGAGGTCTGGGCACTCGTCACCTGGCTGTTCTACAGTGCGTATCTCCATCTGCGGCTAGCCCGCGGATGGCAGGGGCAGAAATCTGCCTGGCTTGCTGTACTCGGCTTTCTGATTGTAATGTTCACGCTGGTCGGCGTTAACCTGGTTATTGCCGGACTTCATTCTTATGCAGGGACCGACTGA
- a CDS encoding thiamine pyrophosphate-binding protein, which yields MAEALRNLGVTHAFGIIGKSICPIALKLVDYGIEFIPGRHESSSGFAAGGYALQTGKLGIAFGTSGPGGTNLLTAAAHAKANNLPVLFITGHQSIKELGIPQCQDSTSYLADLAEMFRPATLYSKLVERGDHFSTILNHALSIALGDKKGPVHLCIPFDVQTERLEECRVVLPERERLVSYHNYERVLSAIQTSASPLIIAGKGVNRSGAHKELVQFAETFNIPVVTSPGGKGAIAEDHPLYHGPVGVGGCAHGDEMMNSSDLHIVLGSRLSDMTICNLKPENHPKLLIQFDTDPTFVGKILSSPAIYVGGDLRDNLELYLQKTAPSAVVRRKLPVPPRPQEELPELPKLSMASVMSSMSGLIPYHSKVFVDDGSHGFHAVKWFKVRKPGSFIFDAYFACMGNSIGMAIGAKAASPEETVFCITGDGCFMMLGTEINTAVCKNIPVIFIVVNNKQLDMALKGMEKTTGRIDGTVYEVPVDAVKFAESLGAAGFRCETQEEFAAAVSDALALNRTAVIELLTDRDEVPPTAHRTLDLS from the coding sequence ATGGCTGAAGCATTACGGAATCTTGGGGTTACCCATGCTTTTGGAATCATAGGCAAGTCGATTTGTCCCATCGCTCTTAAGCTTGTTGACTACGGTATAGAATTCATTCCCGGCAGGCATGAATCCAGCTCCGGCTTCGCAGCCGGCGGCTACGCCCTTCAGACCGGCAAACTCGGCATTGCCTTCGGCACCTCCGGTCCGGGCGGAACCAATCTGCTCACCGCAGCCGCCCATGCCAAGGCCAATAATCTTCCGGTTCTGTTCATCACCGGGCATCAGTCCATTAAGGAGCTGGGCATCCCTCAGTGTCAGGATTCGACATCCTACCTGGCCGATCTGGCGGAAATGTTCAGGCCGGCTACCCTATACAGCAAGCTGGTAGAGCGGGGTGACCATTTCAGTACGATTCTCAACCATGCCCTGTCCATCGCCCTAGGTGACAAAAAAGGCCCGGTCCATCTCTGCATTCCGTTCGATGTTCAGACAGAGCGCCTGGAGGAGTGCCGGGTTGTTCTGCCCGAGCGGGAGCGGCTCGTCAGCTACCATAACTATGAACGGGTTCTGTCCGCCATTCAGACTTCCGCCAGTCCGCTGATTATTGCCGGCAAAGGGGTTAACCGCTCCGGCGCACACAAGGAGCTGGTTCAATTCGCCGAGACCTTCAACATCCCTGTAGTGACCTCCCCCGGAGGCAAAGGCGCGATTGCGGAAGATCATCCGCTCTATCACGGTCCTGTCGGAGTTGGCGGCTGTGCTCACGGCGATGAAATGATGAACAGCAGTGACCTGCATATCGTACTGGGCTCCCGGCTCAGCGATATGACCATCTGCAATCTGAAGCCGGAGAATCATCCGAAGCTACTGATCCAGTTCGATACAGATCCTACCTTTGTCGGCAAAATCCTCAGCTCCCCTGCCATCTATGTCGGCGGCGATCTGCGGGACAATCTGGAGCTGTATCTGCAGAAGACGGCCCCTTCTGCGGTTGTCAGACGCAAGCTCCCGGTTCCTCCCCGTCCGCAGGAAGAGCTGCCTGAGCTGCCCAAGCTCTCCATGGCTTCGGTGATGAGCTCGATGAGCGGGCTGATTCCATATCACAGCAAAGTATTTGTCGATGACGGCAGCCACGGGTTCCATGCGGTGAAATGGTTCAAGGTCAGGAAGCCGGGAAGCTTCATATTTGATGCCTACTTTGCCTGCATGGGCAATTCAATTGGCATGGCCATCGGCGCCAAGGCTGCCTCTCCCGAAGAGACCGTCTTCTGCATTACCGGTGACGGGTGTTTTATGATGCTCGGAACTGAAATCAACACCGCGGTTTGCAAGAATATCCCAGTAATTTTCATCGTTGTAAACAACAAGCAGCTGGATATGGCCTTGAAAGGGATGGAGAAGACAACCGGCCGCATTGACGGAACAGTATACGAGGTTCCGGTGGATGCTGTGAAATTTGCTGAATCTCTGGGCGCAGCCGGCTTCCGCTGTGAGACGCAAGAGGAATTCGCCGCCGCAGTCAGCGATGCGCTCGCTCTGAACCGGACAGCCGTTATCGAGCTGCTGACCGATCGCGATGAAGTGCCGCCTACTGCCCACCGCACGCTGGATCTCAGTTAA
- a CDS encoding carboxymuconolactone decarboxylase family protein: protein MNTNINRGLDHFNNLSGDYGAKALAPIKEHFPELAEFIMGNAYGDIFQRTTIGSDWKEIAVISSLITMGQYEQLGVHYVMALRVGMTVDQLKGILLHLVPVIGAPRVISAFNVLLDTLEDIK, encoded by the coding sequence GTGAATACGAACATCAACCGCGGGCTGGATCATTTCAACAATCTCTCCGGAGACTACGGGGCCAAGGCCCTGGCTCCGATCAAAGAGCATTTCCCGGAATTAGCCGAGTTTATTATGGGGAACGCCTATGGCGATATTTTTCAGCGGACTACGATTGGCTCAGACTGGAAAGAGATTGCAGTGATCTCTTCTCTGATCACAATGGGCCAGTATGAACAGCTTGGCGTTCATTATGTAATGGCGCTGCGGGTAGGCATGACCGTCGATCAGCTCAAAGGCATTCTGCTTCATCTGGTGCCGGTAATCGGCGCTCCAAGGGTTATTTCGGCCTTCAATGTGCTGCTGGATACCCTTGAGGATATCAAATAG
- the glpK gene encoding glycerol kinase GlpK — MILSLDQGTTSSRAILFDDKAGMISQGQYEIRQSFPRPGWVEHDPEQIWESQLAAARDAVEASLTPAEQITAIGITNQRETALIWDRATGVPIYPAIVWQDRRTAGLCEELKSRGMAEEIAAKTGLVIDAYFSATKLAWILDHVPGARERAAKGELLAGTVDTWLIWKLTAGAVHATDVTNASRTMLYNLHERKWDEGLMDALRIPPSILPEVRMSGGDFGTCDPQWFGLEIPIRSVLGDQQAALFGHTCLEAGSAKNTYGTGCFILMNTGTEAVASSHGLLTTVAWGMGDELYYALEGSVFVAGAAVQWLQEGLGLIAAPGDSEAKASEVEESDGVVVVPAFTGLGAPYWDMYSRGAIFGLTRGTTSAHLVRATLESLAFQSRDVIGAMEKDAGMPLTGLRVDGGAVRNNLLMQFQADILGSEVTRTTYAETTALGAALLAGLTSGVWTREELESFNKAEKVFLPQMEPEERERRYHAWQDAVSRTMGWEKHEGRL; from the coding sequence ATGATTTTATCCTTGGACCAAGGCACTACCAGCTCACGGGCGATTCTGTTTGACGATAAGGCTGGTATGATCTCGCAGGGACAATATGAGATCAGGCAGTCCTTCCCCCGTCCGGGCTGGGTTGAGCACGACCCGGAGCAAATCTGGGAGAGCCAGCTTGCTGCTGCCAGAGATGCGGTTGAAGCAAGCCTTACTCCGGCGGAGCAGATCACGGCGATCGGCATCACCAACCAGCGGGAGACGGCCCTGATCTGGGACAGGGCGACCGGGGTCCCTATCTATCCGGCGATCGTCTGGCAGGACCGGCGGACCGCCGGACTGTGCGAGGAACTGAAGTCCCGGGGAATGGCTGAAGAGATTGCGGCCAAGACGGGACTGGTCATTGACGCCTATTTCTCGGCAACCAAGCTGGCCTGGATTCTCGATCATGTGCCGGGTGCCAGAGAACGGGCAGCCAAGGGGGAACTGCTGGCGGGAACCGTCGACACCTGGCTGATCTGGAAGCTGACCGCTGGTGCTGTGCATGCAACGGATGTCACCAATGCGTCCCGGACGATGCTGTACAATCTTCACGAGCGCAAGTGGGATGAGGGGCTCATGGATGCGCTCCGCATCCCGCCGTCCATCCTGCCCGAGGTGAGAATGTCGGGCGGCGACTTCGGGACCTGTGACCCGCAGTGGTTCGGTCTGGAAATCCCTATCCGTTCCGTGCTGGGCGATCAGCAGGCGGCATTGTTCGGGCATACCTGCCTTGAGGCAGGCAGCGCCAAGAACACCTATGGCACGGGCTGCTTCATTCTGATGAATACGGGAACAGAGGCGGTTGCCTCCAGCCACGGGCTGCTCACGACGGTAGCCTGGGGTATGGGGGACGAGCTCTATTACGCCCTGGAGGGCAGTGTGTTTGTAGCCGGAGCAGCGGTACAGTGGCTGCAGGAGGGGCTGGGGCTGATAGCCGCCCCGGGAGATTCAGAAGCGAAGGCCAGTGAGGTGGAGGAGAGCGACGGGGTGGTGGTCGTACCGGCTTTCACCGGGCTGGGAGCTCCCTATTGGGATATGTATTCACGGGGAGCGATATTCGGATTAACACGGGGGACAACCTCCGCTCATCTGGTCCGGGCTACGCTGGAATCGCTGGCCTTCCAATCGCGGGACGTGATCGGAGCCATGGAGAAGGATGCGGGGATGCCGCTCACCGGCCTCCGGGTGGACGGCGGCGCTGTCCGCAATAATCTGCTCATGCAGTTCCAGGCCGACATCCTGGGCAGTGAGGTGACGCGTACCACTTATGCGGAGACCACCGCCCTTGGCGCGGCGCTGCTGGCCGGGCTGACCTCCGGAGTCTGGACCCGGGAGGAGCTGGAGAGCTTCAACAAGGCAGAGAAGGTATTCTTGCCGCAGATGGAGCCGGAAGAACGCGAACGCCGCTATCATGCTTGGCAGGATGCCGTATCGCGGACCATGGGCTGGGAGAAGCATGAGGGCAGGCTTTGA
- a CDS encoding ATP-binding protein yields MNFWRSLVGKLWITIICLVAVVLITLGLFLLPYIDSNFTNSGAIKRLFMYTCMIGFSLTTFFALFLFTKITQPMQQVIEAANNIRRGEYGTRLTLVTSDEIGQLATSFNHMAEELEENIRNLNNEKGHLSSVLRSMSDAVITFDIGGAIILTNPHGQSLLEAWSDLAWDQEEDGTTGLPDSAAGKVPPPLRPLFQNTLREGGDQRSNIHVRQGVWSVHMAPLYSEDKLRGVVAVLRDVTEEVRLEKMRRDFVANVSHEIRTPLSMMQGYSEALLDGMAASPEESSELVQVIHDESLRMGRLVKDLLDLARMEAGHTDVLKAQVDVDELLERVYRKFSVRAKERDILLELKRSAPELLLQAADGDKLEQVLTNLLDNAFRHTPGNRRVSILADKIMQDSKSYVEIVIKDEGAGINPDDLPFIFDRFYKADKARLRSGEPGGTGLGLAIVKNIVELHHGSIHASSKLGEGTTFTLRLPVE; encoded by the coding sequence GTGAACTTCTGGAGAAGCCTTGTCGGGAAGCTGTGGATCACGATCATCTGTCTCGTTGCTGTCGTGCTCATCACTCTGGGGCTATTCCTGTTGCCCTATATCGACAGCAACTTCACTAATTCCGGGGCCATCAAACGCCTGTTCATGTATACCTGCATGATCGGGTTCTCGCTGACTACATTTTTTGCGCTGTTCCTGTTCACCAAGATCACGCAGCCGATGCAGCAGGTCATTGAGGCGGCGAACAATATCCGCCGCGGGGAATATGGAACCAGACTGACGCTGGTAACAAGCGATGAGATCGGCCAGCTGGCGACCTCATTCAATCATATGGCGGAAGAGCTGGAAGAGAATATACGCAATCTCAATAATGAGAAGGGGCATCTGTCCAGTGTCCTGCGCAGTATGAGCGATGCGGTGATTACCTTTGATATCGGCGGCGCGATTATTCTGACCAACCCGCACGGGCAGTCCCTGCTGGAAGCCTGGAGCGACCTTGCTTGGGACCAGGAGGAGGACGGCACCACCGGTCTGCCGGACTCCGCTGCCGGCAAGGTGCCGCCGCCGCTGCGCCCGCTGTTCCAGAATACGCTCAGGGAGGGCGGGGACCAGCGCTCGAACATCCATGTCCGGCAAGGGGTATGGTCGGTCCATATGGCTCCGCTCTACTCTGAAGATAAGCTGCGCGGAGTCGTTGCCGTGCTGCGCGATGTAACGGAGGAAGTGCGGCTGGAGAAGATGCGGCGGGACTTCGTGGCCAATGTGTCGCATGAGATCCGTACTCCGCTCTCCATGATGCAGGGCTACAGTGAAGCGCTGCTGGACGGCATGGCTGCCTCTCCGGAGGAGAGCAGCGAGCTGGTGCAGGTCATTCATGATGAATCCCTGCGGATGGGCCGTCTGGTGAAGGATCTGCTGGATCTGGCACGCATGGAAGCGGGACACACAGACGTGCTGAAAGCGCAGGTGGATGTAGACGAGCTGCTGGAGCGGGTCTACCGCAAGTTCTCGGTCAGAGCCAAGGAGCGGGATATTCTGCTTGAGCTGAAGCGGTCTGCGCCGGAATTGCTGCTCCAGGCTGCCGATGGCGACAAGCTGGAGCAGGTGCTGACGAATCTGCTGGACAACGCCTTCCGGCACACTCCGGGCAACCGCAGAGTGTCGATCCTGGCCGATAAGATCATGCAGGACAGCAAGAGCTATGTGGAGATTGTAATCAAGGATGAGGGAGCCGGGATCAATCCTGACGATCTGCCCTTTATCTTCGACCGCTTCTACAAGGCAGACAAAGCCCGTCTGCGCAGCGGAGAGCCGGGGGGAACCGGGCTGGGCCTGGCCATCGTGAAGAATATCGTCGAATTGCATCACGGCAGCATTCACGCCTCCAGCAAGCTTGGAGAAGGAACCACGTTTACCCTGCGGCTTCCTGTCGAATAA
- a CDS encoding 3-oxoacyl-[acyl-carrier-protein] synthase III C-terminal domain-containing protein produces MAGIRIKDIDIYHPSTRIGNDFFIQHFDDKGIDIRGLLATLGREYRYSIDNPDENSLTMAYEAASNVLEKTGLTGADIDLIAYASQTPEYIFPTNSLMIHRLINGPSHAICIDSNANCAGMTASVEQVSRQMMANPRIRRALVIGSDHVAPHADKNDAVYYANFGDAAAAVILERDENSVGFIDSIYQTDTCVYGNSLFPAEGLAKLGRSGVAAGEFNVKFIPFDDSICVDAASESINTLLSNNGIAPESVKAACFSQLSLPNIQAVSGKTGIDPDAAVYIGDEFGYTSTSSPFIALHKAVSTGQLERGDKVLFWTVGAGWQNVAFVMEY; encoded by the coding sequence ATGGCGGGAATTCGTATTAAGGACATTGATATCTACCATCCAAGCACAAGAATCGGCAATGATTTCTTCATTCAGCACTTTGATGATAAAGGCATTGATATCCGTGGACTGTTGGCCACTCTGGGCCGTGAATACCGCTACAGCATCGACAACCCGGATGAGAACTCCTTGACGATGGCTTATGAAGCCGCGAGCAATGTTCTGGAGAAGACAGGGCTCACCGGTGCAGACATTGACCTGATCGCTTATGCAAGCCAAACGCCTGAATACATTTTTCCTACGAATTCATTGATGATCCACCGGCTTATTAACGGGCCGTCCCATGCGATCTGCATCGACAGCAACGCCAACTGTGCGGGAATGACCGCTTCTGTAGAGCAGGTCAGCCGTCAGATGATGGCGAATCCGCGAATCCGCCGCGCCCTGGTTATCGGCTCGGATCATGTTGCTCCGCATGCGGACAAGAATGATGCCGTGTACTATGCCAACTTCGGCGATGCTGCCGCCGCAGTTATCTTGGAACGTGACGAGAATTCAGTAGGCTTCATCGACTCGATCTACCAGACGGATACCTGTGTATACGGCAATTCCCTGTTCCCGGCAGAAGGCTTAGCCAAGCTGGGACGCAGCGGTGTAGCCGCCGGAGAGTTCAATGTGAAGTTCATTCCGTTCGATGATTCGATCTGTGTGGATGCCGCCTCAGAGTCCATTAATACGTTGCTCAGCAATAACGGGATTGCCCCGGAATCGGTGAAGGCCGCCTGCTTCTCGCAGCTGTCCCTGCCGAATATTCAAGCCGTCTCCGGCAAAACCGGGATCGACCCGGACGCCGCCGTATACATAGGCGATGAATTCGGCTACACCTCAACAAGCAGCCCGTTCATTGCCCTGCACAAAGCAGTCTCGACCGGACAGCTGGAGCGCGGCGACAAAGTGCTGTTCTGGACGGTTGGCGCCGGATGGCAGAATGTTGCTTTTGTAATGGAATACTGA
- a CDS encoding cytochrome c biogenesis protein ResB, with translation MKEHMPLISNTKCECGHQNPVGTVLCEACGKPLDEKEWNSTANLEMRYDGVARRSQRVSPGIIDKVWNFFSSVKVAIYLIVLTLLGAMLGTIFPQESTFLNIDAEAYYPQTYGTAGNIYYRLGLSHTYESWWFVTLLVMIGASLVICSLDRVLPLYKALTRQKVRKHRQFLTRQKLTLIRPVEEEPEQWVARIEEPLRKRGYRVKTDGGALLAEKHRFSRWGPYVIHIGLIIFLLAVLARGLPGLNMDQHLAFPQGEAVKIPDTTLYLKNEKFTVEFYTDEEMPEEFRGKKVLPKLYETKAVLYECTSGCSDPSKEPQLREVAWHDIQVNSPLSYKGLKAYQFDYDLTPVLRSVQPDLVNASTGESYGKFKLEMKGSQRSFKAGPYTLELKEKYMDFGLNEEGRPVSKSPYPNAPAFLFLISGPDLPAEGQQYFYFPKQVDKEQFQQNAINDKLGGGERFLELEVGSMTDVDFAESTTYLNVRVDRAMPFVWIGAGIVMLGLILGFYWQHRRIWLTVDGGELVLGGHTNKNWFGFRRELVSILEKIDMTVDEQSLDNGGGLA, from the coding sequence ATGAAGGAGCATATGCCGCTGATCAGCAATACCAAATGCGAATGCGGTCACCAGAATCCGGTGGGGACCGTTCTTTGTGAAGCCTGCGGCAAGCCGCTGGACGAGAAGGAGTGGAATTCCACCGCCAACCTTGAGATGCGCTATGACGGGGTAGCCCGCCGTTCTCAGCGGGTGAGTCCGGGGATCATCGACAAGGTCTGGAACTTTTTTTCCTCGGTCAAGGTAGCCATCTACCTGATTGTGCTGACGCTGCTCGGCGCGATGCTGGGAACGATTTTTCCGCAAGAGAGCACGTTTCTGAACATTGATGCTGAGGCTTATTATCCACAAACGTATGGAACTGCCGGGAATATATATTATAGACTCGGCCTTTCGCATACCTATGAATCCTGGTGGTTTGTGACGTTGCTGGTCATGATTGGAGCCTCTCTGGTCATCTGCAGCCTCGACCGTGTGCTGCCGCTGTACAAAGCGCTCACCCGGCAGAAGGTCCGCAAGCACCGCCAGTTCCTGACCCGCCAGAAGCTCACGCTGATCCGGCCGGTAGAAGAGGAACCGGAGCAATGGGTGGCCCGCATTGAAGAGCCGCTCAGGAAGAGGGGATACCGGGTCAAGACAGACGGCGGCGCTCTGCTGGCCGAGAAGCACCGTTTCAGCCGCTGGGGACCTTATGTAATACATATTGGCCTGATTATTTTTTTGCTCGCTGTACTGGCGAGAGGACTGCCCGGCCTGAATATGGATCAGCATCTTGCTTTTCCGCAGGGCGAGGCGGTGAAGATACCGGATACCACCCTGTACCTCAAGAACGAGAAGTTTACAGTGGAGTTCTATACGGACGAAGAGATGCCGGAAGAATTCCGGGGCAAAAAGGTGCTGCCTAAGCTCTACGAGACCAAGGCGGTTCTCTATGAATGTACGTCCGGCTGCAGCGATCCTTCCAAGGAACCGCAGCTCCGTGAGGTAGCCTGGCATGACATCCAGGTGAACTCTCCGCTTAGCTACAAAGGATTGAAAGCGTATCAGTTTGATTATGACCTGACGCCTGTACTGCGTTCTGTGCAGCCCGATCTTGTGAACGCTTCAACCGGTGAGAGCTACGGCAAGTTCAAGCTGGAAATGAAGGGGTCGCAGCGCAGCTTCAAGGCGGGGCCGTACACGCTGGAGCTGAAGGAGAAGTATATGGACTTTGGACTCAACGAGGAAGGCCGTCCGGTATCCAAGTCACCGTATCCGAACGCTCCGGCGTTTTTGTTTCTGATCAGCGGGCCGGACCTGCCTGCAGAAGGGCAGCAGTATTTCTATTTTCCGAAGCAGGTGGATAAGGAGCAGTTCCAGCAGAATGCCATCAACGACAAGCTGGGCGGCGGGGAGCGCTTCCTGGAGCTAGAGGTCGGCAGTATGACGGATGTGGACTTCGCGGAATCCACTACTTATCTGAATGTGCGTGTGGACCGGGCAATGCCGTTCGTCTGGATCGGCGCGGGAATCGTGATGCTGGGGCTTATTCTCGGCTTCTACTGGCAGCATAGACGCATCTGGCTGACTGTTGACGGCGGGGAGCTGGTGCTGGGCGGCCACACGAACAAGAACTGGTTCGGCTTCCGCCGGGAGCTGGTCTCGATTCTGGAGAAAATAGACATGACAGTCGATGAACAATCATTGGACAACGGAGGAGGCCTGGCATGA
- the resA gene encoding thiol-disulfide oxidoreductase ResA, whose amino-acid sequence MGKARKPIQIVILFLILLLGGYAISSSVFGGDGKPEEGGKAPNFELLGLDGVTHTLEEYKGKSVVLNFWGSWCGPCVKEMPALQTQWEKWKDQGVVVLGVNVGEDQMTVENFVKQVDINFPVVMDKGRDAVRSYGVSPLPTTFFINTKGKVETIHTGQLNLSSLDEQIGKLVGR is encoded by the coding sequence GTGGGCAAAGCCAGAAAGCCAATCCAAATCGTGATCCTATTTCTAATTCTTCTGCTTGGAGGCTACGCCATCAGCTCCTCTGTATTCGGAGGGGACGGCAAGCCTGAGGAAGGCGGAAAAGCACCGAATTTTGAACTGCTGGGGCTGGACGGCGTGACACATACGCTGGAGGAATACAAAGGGAAGTCCGTGGTGCTTAATTTCTGGGGCTCCTGGTGCGGACCCTGCGTGAAGGAAATGCCTGCACTGCAGACGCAATGGGAGAAATGGAAAGACCAGGGCGTGGTCGTCTTAGGCGTGAATGTGGGCGAGGATCAGATGACTGTGGAGAATTTCGTTAAGCAGGTTGACATTAACTTTCCGGTAGTCATGGATAAGGGACGGGATGCAGTCCGCAGCTACGGGGTCTCCCCGCTGCCCACCACCTTCTTCATTAATACGAAGGGCAAGGTGGAAACCATTCATACCGGCCAACTGAATTTAAGCTCCCTGGATGAGCAAATCGGGAAGCTGGTGGGACGATGA
- a CDS encoding response regulator transcription factor — protein sequence MAEHLNRILVVDDEERIRRLLKMYLEKEGYEIDEAEDGEIALRKATANDYGLILLDVMLPGIDGIEVLTRLRGVKSTPVLMLTAKGEEINRVQGFEMGADDYVVKPFSPREVIYRVKAIMRRSSATAFLSKESNSSNNIVFPFLIIEHDAHRVSAGGQEVSLTPKEYELLHYLAISPDKVFSREELLKDVWNYEFFGDLRTVDTHVKRLREKLNKVSPESAAMITTVWGVGYKLEVPK from the coding sequence ATGGCTGAGCACTTGAATAGAATTCTGGTGGTGGATGACGAAGAACGTATCCGCCGCCTGCTCAAAATGTATCTTGAAAAAGAAGGCTACGAGATTGACGAGGCGGAGGACGGAGAGATCGCCCTGCGCAAAGCAACAGCCAATGACTACGGCCTGATTCTGCTGGACGTTATGCTGCCGGGCATCGACGGCATCGAGGTGCTGACCCGGCTCAGAGGGGTCAAATCGACGCCGGTTCTCATGCTTACGGCTAAGGGTGAGGAGATCAACCGGGTGCAGGGCTTCGAGATGGGCGCAGACGATTATGTGGTTAAGCCCTTCAGCCCGCGCGAGGTCATCTACCGGGTCAAGGCGATTATGCGCCGCTCCTCTGCAACTGCTTTTCTGTCCAAGGAGAGCAATTCAAGCAATAATATCGTGTTCCCGTTCCTGATTATTGAGCATGATGCGCACCGCGTGAGCGCAGGCGGGCAAGAGGTCAGCCTGACGCCGAAGGAATATGAGCTGCTGCATTATCTGGCTATCTCACCGGACAAGGTATTCTCGCGCGAGGAGCTGCTGAAGGATGTATGGAATTATGAATTCTTCGGCGATTTGCGTACGGTGGATACCCATGTTAAGCGCCTGCGCGAGAAATTGAACAAGGTCTCCCCGGAATCGGCGGCGATGATCACCACGGTGTGGGGAGTAGGCTATAAGCTTGAGGTGCCCAAATAA